In the genome of Bradyrhizobium ottawaense, the window AGCCTGTTCCGCCGCTTCGAGGCGTTGCTGGAGCAGCATCACCTGGAACGCTGGAGCGTCGCGGACTATGCCGAGGCGCTGGCGGTGACGCCGACACATCTCAACCGGATCACGCGGGCGGCGACCGGCGATACCGCCTCGCACCTCATCCTCAACCGGCTGATCCGCGAGGCGCGACGCAACCTCGTCTATACCAATTTGCCGATCTCGACGATTGCCTACACGCTGGGCTTCGAGGACCCCGCCTATTTCAGCCGGGTCTATGCCGCGGCCACGGGGGTGTCACCGCGCGCCTTTCGCACCCAGCTGCATGGTGATGAAATTTGACACGCCGGACGAAAGACCGAGCGCGCCCATGTTTGAAGGCGACATTGCCGCAATGGGGCGCAGCCACTTACCTTCGTATATCGGGTCCTATCCTTTGCATAAAAGCCCCTTACCTCAGTACAATTGAGCAGGGCCTGCTCGCGCCTTAGCGTGGCTGCATTCGGCGCCCTGGCGCTGGTGGCATGGAACCTCCCTTACCTTGGCGCAAGACGGCCACCCCTGTCCGGTCGTCTGCGCCGCTTTTTCAGTAAGTCATCGGCGCCTTCAGTATTTTCCGGCCGACATACCGTACTCTGACAGCTGATCGGCCAGCTTTCGTGTGGACTGGAGATTTGAGCACAATGTCTTCGATTGAGAAGATCGCACTCTTTATCGACGGCTCCAATCTACATGCCACCTCCAAGGCGCTCGGCTTCGACATCGATTACAGGCGTCTGCTCGGCGAATTCCAAAGCCGGGGTGTGCTGTTGCGGGCGTTCTACTACACGACCCTCATCGAGAATCAGGAGTATTCGTCGATCCGCCCGTTGATCGATTGGCTCGGCTATAACGGATACACCGTCGTCACCAAGCTTACCAAGGAGTTCGTCGACGCCACCACGGGCCGCCGCAAGGTGAAGGGCAGCATGGATGTCGATCTCGCCGTAAGTGCGATGGAGCTCGCCAAGCACGTCGATCAGATCGTGCTGTTCTCGGGCGACGGGGATTTTCGTTCGCTGGTGGAAGCCCTGCAACGCCGCGGCGTCCGCGTGACGGTCGTCTCCACACTCTCCACTCAGCCACCCATGGTCGCCGACGACCTGCGCCGACAGGCCGACATATTCATCGACCTGGCAGAACTGAGACAAAGGGTCGGGCGCGATCCGGCCGATCGGCCGGGATCGCGCGAAATGCGTCAGTCGCC includes:
- a CDS encoding NYN domain-containing protein, translating into MSSIEKIALFIDGSNLHATSKALGFDIDYRRLLGEFQSRGVLLRAFYYTTLIENQEYSSIRPLIDWLGYNGYTVVTKLTKEFVDATTGRRKVKGSMDVDLAVSAMELAKHVDQIVLFSGDGDFRSLVEALQRRGVRVTVVSTLSTQPPMVADDLRRQADIFIDLAELRQRVGRDPADRPGSREMRQSPQFLARGAINRGDPVE